aagtagcccaacagggcgacaagtagcccaacagggcgacaagtagcccaacagggcgacaagtagcccaacagggcgacaagtagcccaaaacggcgacaaggacgaggagccgacagacgttacaataatgcgggaagtagcgaaaaaccttcccgaaccctcaagaacacagaagccaacactagtcccgaaggcaaacaaaggcgcaggcgcacccgagatcagaagtcacatagaaccccatcgaacggggaaacatgatgaaAACACCATCCCAAaaaagggtgggaggaaacatctacccataggacggaaccaaccgactcaaaggccaaggaaccgagcccggggaggggccgacgcccaacagcaagtacggcgagtggggaggaaagaccccactccgcgtaaccacaaaccccgcctagagggggataaaaaaaaaaaaacccacggggtccaacggggccaaggccccccaagtcagcccctccccagccccaggaacctacacgacaggccccggggccgagccgttcccccaaagccccggccgtaccagaaaaccggggcagccgtgaaaacactaaggaagggagcccactggcagactcatacaacacggctggaggaacaggctcaaatgcccccgtcactatccCGGAAGGggcattccccgagactgcccgagtctcaacaccatcaaaaaccccgccccgaacctacaaacGGTAAGGAAacagatgcaggcaggaagggtgatccaggggaaagacaagggggcgtggatggaaccgaagcaaccaacaccccaagtcccaaaacgaactaaaacggggcagccccggggctcccagggaggaaaccacgagaacgttgccaccaccaaggctcaagtgcaacgcccctgcttcccgcacccgctttgtaccCGCTTTGTCAGCGGGTACAACTTTGGGGCAGTTGTGCtttgtcagcacaactgggtaaccgagccacaacgagcaaccaaactcgcaggactccgggtcgaaggtgtcaccttcGACCTGTGTACTATTGTCCACAGGCAGcaaacggaggcaaaacagagagtcacccagagacaaagggtgagagcaaccctcaaactcgctggaagcgagggggggggggactctggggtcacatccatcgaaccCCGCgtacccccaggggtttcccagggtcccgagcgtttactataagaggactcgtgctcaggtaatcccaggcagggtactgctaaccggcacccaaagctaccaaacaactttctaaggagctgaacccccgggacgtgtacactcacggggacctagcagggggtaccaccagaaaatattcagaacacaagggacacaaggggcaagaacgaaggcagaccccccaccaggtagataaacaaaaagaaaaagaaaaccctgcaagaggacagcgtacccaagcggaacagagccggccacaatgattggtaaagacaagctgcacagtaccccgcaccccaccagtgcaaacactgccccttactctaaggcgaacaagggagacagaacacccgagcacacaaagagcggccgaaaaccaagcagtaaactgccaagcaggggcaggacccaaggaacttgtggaaggcggccccaagccccaagggcagtacttacagggcacctagggaagggaaccctaggcgcatgcagcctgagtactggagaatcattcCCGGCTctagcaccacctagaaaacagacaccacactctaggtacagtgctgaaacaaccactggagccggagcacataaccggtgcctatagcatcagccgaagaactgatgggtggatagccggcgtgggaggtctggggctcccccttccccttcccggggaggggggagctgcgcagacagcggtgcggtgacgtatgacgtcatactagtttccttgttttcaagGAACACGGGGGTTcctataggccattgttcccttgcctctctgagggggccaggttctggtcgtggtccccggtaggccctagaactccatacacatgactgatgccaaagtctgacattagcatatcagcctggtaaagctccggggagctgacggggctccccccagaaaataacaAACATTAAAAACAGAAAAACTTGAAGGATATATATCCAACAGGAAGATAAATATTGTAATACAGTAACAAGGTTTTATCattataaaaaaattaattttcatACACAGGACAAATTCTTAAAAGGTCTCGGAAGTACAGTTGGGTTTGTTCTTGAGTCACAATTGGGAATCCTGGGTTTAAATCTCAAGTGGGACAGAGATGGCTAGGCACATTTCCTATCGCctaatggctctgttcaccttgcagtaaatagatgTCCAGGAGATAATCAGCTTGTTTTGGGGTTGCATCTTGAGGGAAGCCTAATATACAGTGCatatacacaggctgcctgtctcCAACAAAATTAGTTATGAATTATTATAACAGAAAATAGTATGTAATTGTTATGATCTTGGCTCCATTGCTGCACATGGAAGCCAGGATCGTATGGGATTCGTATACCTATTGTTTATACAGTCAGCCACATGTTTTACGAACACCTGTTATACGAAAATGCCTGTTATCCGATTGGGGTTTGTTTGGATAACTAGTATGTGCAATAAAAATGGAACTAGTTTGCCAAGTGACTGTACACAGCACCACTTGAGCAGTGTTCATACACTAATTGATGGCTCAGAAGCTTTCAACTCTGCCATGGCATTAAGTACATTAGATTACATGGTAAAAAGCAGTCTGATGACATTACTTGATCACCATTAATCTccacttcagtcaacccaacacTATCATCATCCACCACCAACTTTTCTATCTAAATAACTTTAATATTATAGTTAATGAAGCATTGATAACAAGCAGGTCAGAATATATAATGGCGAGTACAAACAAAAACTGTCAAATTTCTGCAACAAAATTTGTcaattcccccccccttccctagctTTTCAGGATGACTAACCACTTATCCGAAAACAACATTTTATCCATTCAGTCTTGGTCCTGAAAGGTTCAGAAAGCATGTGGCCGATGATATAGAGAATGTGAGGGACCATTAAGTTATACTGTATATTTTGTTGTGATAGGCCCTGAATATTGTGAGAATATGTTGAGAATTGTATTGTGGAGAATTAGAGCTAGTTACGTTGGCTTGGTTTAAGAAAGAAGCATTTATGTGTCTGTTGGAATTTATAGACAAGTGACTTCTCAACTTAGGAATGGTGGGCTTTGTAATCCCTGCCAGACGTAGGACTATTTGGGGCCACTAGCTAGAAACACTGTGGTGATATTTTGTACAGTGTATTGTAAAGTTAGGATATTACATTTATACACAGAGTGCATGAAgaaattgtgtgaaaccctggttaggcttcagtggaagccttgggacCCTCGTGGGTGCAGTAGCACTAcaggttgcaattattttgaccatgtcatggcaCACTTGACTAGAGCGCATCTGGGACACTCAGTGCATAGGTTTGAACCCTtatcaaggctcctgtggataTGTTCTATTACAGTTATATTTAGAATTGTAGGAGACAATTAAATATTGTATTAGAGGTTTGAGTAAGTGCTAACTGGATGATCAGTTGTCCAAGCGAACACCAAGAGCACTGGGACGCAAACGGCTGCTCTCTTCTTCTTGGCTGGGGACGCATTGCGGCTGGACATGGCTAGTGGGGCATCCTCATTTTCACCTCTCCTACTCTAAACTTCAAGGTTTATTACTTGTTAAGTACTAAGTACTATTGTCCATGCCATCCTTCTGCTCCAAGTGTATTCTTGTCTGTGTTAccgtgcttgatggggttctgggagttctactccccaaatcCGGCCCGTGGGCCAGGTTTGActagtgagagcttggtccaacaggctgttgcttggagtggctcaCATATCCATCAAAGCCCAGTTGGTGTGGCACACCCTGGTTCGAACCTGGAGATTCATGTAAGCTAAACCCAGGTACTAGCCAGAGAAGCATGTGgtttatataaacatatatatttatctaCATTAAGTTGAATTGCCCCTTAAGGGATTGCAGACCCAACCACAAGTTACTAGTATGTGAATCTCGTCTCCTGCCTATGTGGAGTCTGCGAGTTAACATAAAGCAGATGTGGTAGAGTATTGTAATGTTACTTGAGGGTGTATAGTGTTTAAAAAATAATGTAAGTTTTTAACTGGAGTTTACCATCCCCCTCTTTGACTAGGGTTAGGCGATCTGCACTAGACCACAGACTATTTTTATATCTAATTTGTTGAACTAATTTCCTGGGGGGGCCCTTGCCTAGCCTTACCCCTGAAGGTGGTATTTCCcgtatactgtttgtacactaatAGCCCCCACTTATAACAAGTACTGCATAACAATTATAACAGTAATAAAAGGATATTTCTTGATATTATTTGGTCTGACATCGTCTGGAATCGCTCCTGCATTTGCTGCAGTAGAACTGTCACCTGAAACACAAAAGGTATATAATAATACTGTATCTGTTGCACAATAACAACCACTAAACATAGAATACTGGTATTAAGAGTGATAAAAGTCCAAAATACGTCTTGAAAAACCCATTAGGAAAGGAGAAAGGGAGTTATCACAAGCCATCAGCTGCCACAAGCACTAAATATTGTGGCAACAGGCTAGTTAATGAACAAGGTCAAAGACCTAGTTCATTAACTTACTACACAACTTTATTAACTAATTGCAAGAcaagataatgatccaggacagaCCATAACATTGTCATTTCtccattttcagatgtgtgggttttgAATCAACACTTCAGCCAATTTTAACTAATTGTAACACTTTGAATCAATTGTAACTCACTACTTGCAAGGTCAAAGAATTTTTTTACTACAGTAATAATAGGAATTTTATGTCAACCTTTTTCAAGATCTTAAAATGTTTAATTAAGGGCAAAATCTAGCATTTCCAAATACAGATTTGTATCTATTTTTCTTCTGTATTTCTTAgccagttaagtatacaacttcaaCTAGAAatgtctggttgatacctggttgatggggttctgggagttcttctactccccaagcccagcctgaggccaggcttgacttgtgagagtttggtccactaggctgttgtacTAGGCTGTCcactaaatattgaattccatgaatctggacttggggctgagtgcatgggcatgttttcaatttctctttcaaagtctagtgcgctcgtgttgatatcagttatatttacaggggtttgaatatccctcataaagaaattgtctggatcttccactttcatgttgtttattggagtgctaaacatgtcctcatactgcttttttaggatttcactaatttctttgtcatcctctgtgtatgaaccttcacttgtacgaataggtccaatactggcagtggtttttactTTTGATTtggcatatgtgaagaagtatgttggatttttctttatttcctgaattgctttctgtcctagctgcctttcttcagtttcatatgagtgtttcaatttccgctcgatttcttcaatctccctatttaaattattccttctttgacgggaaattcatgTCTGCATAAGCATTTCCTTTATTTTTTTCCTTCGTTTATAGTGTCATCTGCATTCTCTTTCtcattagatctctttctggctttcctcaaaggaacatgtttcagacagacttgacacgcttccgaagtcagtttttctattccttctgtaggacttgtattacttagaacagtttcccatggaatgtttgtaagttctctgtttattatctcccagtctatccttttattattaaaattgaatttactgaatagcccctctcgctttatcaacgttttaggtctattctgagtattgatggtcgtttacacttcaatgagcttgtgatctgagtatgtggtatctgatattgtaatgtctctgataatgtcttcattgttcgtaaagaccagatctagaacattttcatttctcgttggctccgatatctgctggttgagtgaaaatttgtcacagaatctaagtagttctctaatctgtggttggttaggtcccgatagatttcctggtataatattattgtttgctattctccacctgagactaggcaagttgaagtcacctaggaagataatatcaggtatcgggttctccaaattatcaaggctattctctattttgtttatctgttctgtgaattcctcggccgttgcatctggcggtttgtatattagaataatcactaaatttattttctctaattttaatcccagtacctctaccacctcatttgtaatgttaaggagctccgagcatacaaggtcttccctaatatacagacccactcctccatgtgacctaattttcctatcacacctgtataggttatatcctggaatccagatctcactgtctaagaattcccctacatgggtttctgtgaaagctccaaatactgcatttgactccgaaaGGAggtcatttatgaactgtactttgttgtttgttcttgttttcagtccttgtatgttggcaaagatgaaggaggttactctattagtgatactgtagtttgactgggagacttttttGGCAAGCCCATGATGCATGGACatattgagtttgttctgaccagtgctgattgttgtagggcagttgcctgaTACATAAAAATGCTATTAACTAATATCTTAATATGATACAGTACTTCTGCTTCTCGTATCTTCTTCCAAACAACATTATCTGACATGAAGCCCTTCATATGCTCTCTGAGCCAGAGCCATCTTGGTCCACCTAAAAGGTCTATCTCCAGCTAGGCTTCCATCAGCTCCTCAACCATCATGGCAAGTAACTTTCCAAATGGTTTTGTCAagaaaaaagaaggggggagagtgGTGAATCTAACAAGTCATAACCAAGGGACCAGCTCCATATCATACAAAAGGGGGGAGCAACACCATTACAACAAAAGATATAAATGTTAACACGATTACTGCACTGCTCACTATTGATTAAAGAACTAAGCTACCCCTGCAACCACCAGTCACAACAGTTCTGGTGGAGCTTTCAATCTCAAGATGTTTCCATTGTCTACCAGCATAATTTAAAATCTGCAGATTCTTAAGTTTTTTGGCTAGTTTTTCTTGAGAATATTGTCTCAACACCTGGGAGTTACATGCTTCATAATTTGCTTGATAACATATGAAACCAGTTTATGTGCTGTTGATTATGGCTACCAGCTTTGGTTAAATTCCAGAATTTTCTTCCTTGTAGATCTTTAACAAAGATCTTCAGTTTTTTCCACCACCTTCCACCTTTTTCCACCATCAggtatccaaaggatacctgatcaaccaggctgtgactcgtacgtcaagctgcgagcagccgcgtccaacagcctggttgatcagtccggcaaccaggaggcctggtcgacgaccgggccgcagggacgctaagccccggaagcacctcaaggtaacctcaaggtaaggtaaccttggTTGATCTTTGGGACTATGTCTGAGGCTTCCACCATGGCACTAGGGTTCCCTCTTTGGTGCACACACTAGGCCAGAGAGAGATTCCACTATTGTGATTATATGACAGATCACTTAAATGCTGCTATATACAGTATTTCATTAGTATACTGTATTAGAAAGAGTTAGATATGTTAGACCCTTTTGTACATATAGGTACTAATGATTCTGAGAATGAAAGTAATtattaggggaaagcgccaagccattatgactatataccacttggaaggaggtcaggataaggatttgggatgggatgggaaaaggagtgatgcccaaccacttggacagttggggattaaACATCAacttgcatgaagcaagaccgttgctctgccgtccagcctaagtggttgggcaggatcagatttttttttttaagagatgCTCATAGATTCTATATATAATGATATGAAGAATTTAAAATCTTAGTACAGTATTACAAACCTGTACTATACAGGATTTTTTAAATGCTAGATTTAAGCAGGAGAATGTAGGTGTGTAGTAGGAAACGTACTGTAATTTGAACAATGTCAAACAATTTGTATTCTGTTTACCAAGTTGTGTTGACCAATgattggttagtgatgagtgaatATCTAAGCACATATAACCTAATATATGACAGACAGAGATATAGAAGAGAGATGCACAAGAAAATCTTACTATCAATAATATGCAGTCTTGGATACATCTTAGCTATATACAAGTGTTGAAGTTAAAGTTACCATTGGATAGGTCTAGAATGTATCACTTTTCTGCTATTAATCATTTTATTTTCCTTCCAATGTCTTTGGTGTATAATATTTGATTATCAGATGTGTTTCCAGACACAGCAGGTATCTAATAGGATATATCTTATTAGATACATGAAGCATATAGTGTAAGTATATAGGCCAAGAGTATCGTGAACTCTACATATTTAAAActgaattgtaatgccaatcctgaccttgaaagcttcctagaaggttgtaacataactcttgggcaccacaccagaaacaaatacctatttgatattccaagagtgtgccttaaccaaactagaaatgctctacagatCAAGGGCCctaaaatgtggaatgaccttcccaatcatgtcaaaggctgtacctctctcaaccagtttaagaggaaAACTAGGcaatacctaattaactccctgtaacctaccttaccccctaaatgtcaacccatgtcttgctattttcaaacaatactgttcttgaccaaattgtataattgctgatttctgccatgtccccCACCCCCTTTTCCCCTTTTTCAACTCAATTTATGCTTTGATCTCAATTAATATTTTTAGTCTATAAGTTTTAGTCttattttcccccacaccttgcccaaaatgctgCGTGTATTAGTGgccttaggcattgtatgtactagcgctATCTAGAAATTCAACataatgtttgtaactcatcttctatgtatgtacttttacctgaataaacatttgatttgatatgATTTGATATCTGGTGGAAGCTAACGAAACTGTGCAAtaaccaaattattattattattatttatttaccagcACTGAACAAAATTCCTTTTCTTCCCTTAGGGCCTCAATTTAGGCTAGATTAGGTTAAGGAGGTTTTAAGGCCCATTGACGTTCTCTCCAGCACTGTATAATGTGACCATTATCCAGCTAACGCTACATAGTTACTTATTAAAGGCTGCAGAACACCTATGTTGGTCAAGTCAGAGGAGATGAACCATGTTGGCATAGCAACCGCTTGTGATCTTCACAAACATAAGAATAATCTTACACTAATGAGAATAATGTTACATTTAAGGTGGTTGAAGGCGGCCGTAAGAGTGGTTATGTGGTTACTTACATATGTGGTGAGCTCCTGGACGTTCTTAGGGTCTGGGGCGGCCACACTGACGGCCATATCAGCATCGTTGCGTGCATCACCTCTTGGGTCAGCCATGGTGATGCCCCTGTGTCTTGTTGCTggtggtctgctgctgctgctgccgctgctgctgctggggtctGGTCAAATCGTCTACTGCAGTTTCGGATACCTgcactagaaacaacttcgttcactgagaaattTGTACATTCAAACCCTTTCGtttgtatatgcgctggtttgtgttcgctgctgttctcctctgaaattgaaattgaaattgaaataagtttattgaggtaaaatacacacaaagggatgaggtagctcaagctattctcaccccattattctcctctgaataaatacatattttttttaattaattaagagttgttacattcttgtacagccactagtacgcgtagcgtttcgggcaggtccctggaacatcagcagctggaacaGCGTCAGCTGGAACATCCTCAGCTGGAACATCATCTGCTGGAACACTTCAGCTGGAACATCATCGGCTGGAACACTTCAGTAAACATTAGCTACTGGATCATCGGCTGAAACCTCAACAACTagaacatcagcagctggaacattagctgctggatcatcggctggaacatcagcagctggagCAACGGCGGCTGGAACATCCTATGCTGGAACATCAGCTGCTGGAACATCATCGGCTGGAATACTGCCAGCTGGAAACATCAGCTGCTGGAACATCATCGGCTGGAACACTGCCAGCTGGAACATCAGCTACTGGATCATCTAATGGAACCTCCTCAGTCGGAACATCAGTAGTTGGAACATTCTCACCTGGAACACTCAGCTTTGCTTATGGGGGACGGTAATACTGAGAGAGGATGCCCAGCATGAGGGCTGCACCCTCCTGCAGGATCTTCGAGACGTTCTCCAGCGCTCTGCAATGGATCCTCGCAGAAAAGTTCAGCGTGCGGGATGTAGAAAAGGTGCTTTCACGTCCTACAGGCGCTGCCGCCCTTGTTCCTACGAGACGCAGCCCTCGCCGAGACGCCAACTGCCGTTCCTCAGCATCTCCTGCCCTGCAACTTCACCCTAGAACTGTGAGGACACTGCTCGACtccctgcaacctgcgacccggcGTGCTTCAAACTAAGTGGGCGGAGTATGCGGTGTACGTATCCGGCGACGGGAGTGTCCCTTCGAGGCTGCATGCGCCCTCGACTCTGGCGAACTTCTTGCAACCGCTGCTATCCCGGGGCTTGGCATTCCGCTCTTGGAATGCATACCTCGCGCCGATCCCCTTCGTGTTCAAGCTTCATGGTCGTGAGGACCCTACTCACCAGTTTCTAGTTACTCGAACTGTTTAAGGGGGCGCGGAACACGGCACAACGGCTTCCGTCACGGCGTCTGCCTGCGATCAGGCGCCTACTGCATCGACTGCGTGGAGCCCTGGGAGGGGTCTGTGGCTCGATCTGTGGCTCGATCGGATTACGAGAAGACCTGCTACCGAGTGCTCTTCCTCCTGGCTTTCCACGCCTGCCTCCGTCCGGGGGAGGCGACTTACGCAGAGAAGGGGCAATAAACGCTACGCCTAGACCAGATAACTTTAACGAAGATGGGAATCGACATCGCTTTTGCCTACTACAAGCACAGCGCGGGCCGCACCCTGACTTTaaccctcagcccagacccctaCAGCAAGTACTGTCCGGTCCGCGCCATAGCGAAGTACATAGGACGGCGGGGCACGGAACCAGTATATTCAAAGACAGGACGGGCGCCCCAGTCACCAGACAAGATTTTTCCAGGGTGCTCCGCGGCTGCCTTTACAGCGCTGGGACTGCCTCCAAATGATTAGGCCCCTCACTCCTTTCGAATAGGCAGGGCCACCCAGATGTCAAAGgatggcttggggagtagaagaactcccacaaccccatcaatcaggtatcTCTATACTACTGTCCCCCCATACTGGCTTGCGTTTTTCTCCCCCGATCAGAAATATAAGAAAAGTTCAAGAAATTTgtgaatatttcattcaaaatgatctactagaaattttagccaaatatccccagtttgctaactgtaagtagtaactaagtgactgtaacctatccacagttgtgcaggacaaacatatcaaatgtgacactagctctccacatgtcagatgcttaatttagaaactataCTTGTGGCCGATCTcgggcccattgttgatgtgaaaatgtgtattgaattttgtaactagctcatcaagatttaacttgtttagctaattgaattgtggagttcagtccctgagcccattgtgcctctgtaatcctttccactactgcccacaagatggacatggggtgcataataaatgaactaaactaaaactgtaCTTTAGTACCTTCTTTTCTGTATCCTATTAttgaatattgggactacgtttacCTTTTTCCAGGCATCTGGGAGACTTCCTATCTCAAGCGTTTTATGACAAGCGACAACGAGTGACTACTTACACAGCCATGGTGAGATTAGGTCTGACCCCCATTGATTTTGTTACATCTATTTCCCCCATGTTTTTTCACCTTTTCCACAGGCCCTTCATCTTGCAACCTTGGTCTCTACTCTCGTTCTAATGTAAAGACCTGAAATTTTTGGTCCAGTTCCTCGCATATCTCATTATTCTTTTTGAGAGCTCCCCCTTGtttcttcaatctaagtacacggTCTCACAATAATTTTTCTCCCTATTTCCCTACAGAACAGCTTTGGTTGTTCCTTAGCCTTTGCTGCAATGTATTGCCTGTCGGCTTATCTTCCAATTCAGGCGTATTCATTTCTTGTTCTCTTTAGTGCCCCTCTATTCCCAGTTCTCTGCACTTTTTCCTAGGCCTTTTTTTGTTCTTTCTTTAGCTTCCCTGCATCGCCTATTGAACCAGGGGTTTACTTTATTTTTTTCATCACCTTCTTGAGTGGTATGAACCGTTTCATTACATCGGCACATTTCCCAGCAATAAATTCCATCATCTCAGTTGCCGCCTTCCCTTCCATTCCTCTTTCCCACTGAA
The sequence above is drawn from the Procambarus clarkii isolate CNS0578487 chromosome 49, FALCON_Pclarkii_2.0, whole genome shotgun sequence genome and encodes:
- the LOC123763227 gene encoding heat shock factor-binding protein 1, which codes for MADPRGDARNDADMAVSVAAPDPKNVQELTTYVTVLLQQMQERFQTMSDQIISRIDEMGTRIDDLERNIADLMTQAGPEETDK